In Citrus sinensis cultivar Valencia sweet orange chromosome 2, DVS_A1.0, whole genome shotgun sequence, a single genomic region encodes these proteins:
- the LOC127900322 gene encoding receptor-like protein 6, whose product MGLSLRFFTFMHLVSSLLIFHLAIAHFTSSMQPHTLCHDQDRSALLKFIESLTINRNASRNPLSYPKVASWNQDEQNSDCCSWDGIKCDEDTGHVIGLNLSSSWLYGSINSSSSLFQLVHLEWLALADNHFNFSVIPSEIVNLSRLTRLSLSGSFFSGQIPAELLELSRLEVLDLSSNYYHLKLQRPGLANLAEKLTNLQQLDLTDVNISSAVPPTLANLSSLISLSLSESFLHGEFPTEIFQLPNLRLLEVAYNSNLTGHLPEFQKSNSLEYLGVAFSGFSGKIPNSIENLKSLSQLYLQGCYFSGKTPPSLGNLTKLAHLFLSGNRFSGELPTSIGNLASLEILAINSCNFSGQFPASSLRNLTQLTALVISENNFSSLSSRSLSWIADLKKLTILDLAFSKIVGEVPPALMNLTQLTQLSLAFNHQLTGPIPYWLMNLNKLSLLSFRGSKLSGHIPIEISNLTQLQKLYFAANQLEGFIPSSFFELKNLVELELAGNKLSGTLDINKFLLNMKSLEVLVLSSNKLSLLTEATVNTYSKNINVIGLRSCNLTEFPHFLYNQKFLDSVDLSSNRIAGQVPGWFLNNVLVHGFDYFNLSHNLLTGFGQDLSVLSWAVTTLDLSFNKLRGPLPIPVPAFTSSYLVSNNQLTGEIPPSICSLNGLYALDLSYNNLSGMLPGCLGNFSVQLWVLKLQGNKFNGFIPETFSKGTNLRMIDFSSNLLQGRIPKSLANCVKLKFLNLGDNQITDFFPSWLGTLPELEVLILESNNFHGVIEEPKACFEFVKLRIIDLSHNRFEGNLPSKHFECWIAMKDVNANNLTYLQDPLLGPVRYPALTYYGFSYYSLTLSNKGTELEYEKLSNLITAIILSNNSFVGEIPTSIANLKGLRTLNLSTNNLQGHIPPTLGNLIVLESLDLSNNKLSGQIPQQLGELTTLEVFDVSDNLLTGPIPRGKQFNTFGKGSFDGNPGLCGQPLSKKCDNSATSPPEEDPHSESLFAFGWKTVLIGYASGTVIGVVLGHIFSTRKYEWLAKTFRLQPKSNGRRRVGRHRQRM is encoded by the coding sequence ATGGGGTTATCTTTACGTTTCTTCACCTTTATGCACTTAGTTTCTTCCTTGTTAATATTTCACCTTGCAATTGCTCACTTCACTTCTTCCATGCAGCCACACACACTCTGCCATGATCAAGATCGTTCTGCCCTGTTGAAATTCATCGAAAGCCTTACCATTAATAGGAATGCTTCAAGAAATCCTTTGTCTTATCCCAAGGTTGCATCCTGGAATCAGGATGAGCAAAATAGTGACTGCTGCTCTTGGGATGGCATAAAATGCGATGAGGACACTGGTCATGTGATCGGCCTTAACCTCAGTAGCAGTTGGCTCTATGGCTCCATCAACTCTAGCAGCAGTCTCTTTCAGCTTGTTCATCTTGAATGGCTTGCTCTCGCAGATAaccattttaatttctccGTAATCCCCTCTGAAATCGTCAACCTTTCGAGGCTGACACGTCTATCTCTCTctggttcttttttttctggTCAAATACCTGCAGAATTGCTAGAACTCTCGAGGTTGGAGGTTCTTGATCTATCATCAAATTACTATCACCTGAAACTCCAAAGGCCTGGTCTAGCAAATCTAGCTGAAAAGTTAACCAACCTCCAACAACTTGACCTTACCGATGTCAATATTTCTTCTGCAGTTCCTCCTACATTGGCAAATTTGtcttctttaatttccttATCTCTAAGTGAATCCTTTTTGCACGGTGAATTCCCTACAGAGATTTTTCAATTGCCCAATCTTCGATTACTTGAGGTCGCATACAATTCAAATCTCACTGGACATCTGCCAGAATTTCAGAAAAGCAATTCCCTTGAGTATTTGGGTGTTGCATTCTCAGGATTTTCTGGTAAGATTCCAAATTCAATAGAAAATCTTAAATCATTATCTCAATTGTATTTGCAAGGCTGCTACTTTTCTGGAAAAACCCCCCCTTCACTTGGTAATCTTACCAAGCTCGCTCATTTGTTCCTTTCTGGTAATAGATTTTCGGGGGAGTTGCCTACTTCCATTGGAAATCTTGCTTCTTTGGAAATTCTAGCCATCAATTCATGCAATTTCTCAGGGCAATTTCCAGCTTCGTCACTTCGTAATCTAACCCAGCTTACTGCTTTAGTAATTAGtgagaataatttttcatccCTAAGTTCTCGTTCATTGTCTTGGATCGCTGATCTAAAGAAACTCACTATTTTAGACCTTGCCTTCAGCAAAATAGTTGGTGAGGTCCCTCCTGCGCTCATGAACCTAACACAACTTACTCAGTTATCTCTAGCTTTTAATCACCAATTAACTGGTCCGATTCCATATTGGCTGATGAACCTGAACAAACTATCCCTTCTCAGCTTCAGAGGTAGCAAATTGAGTGGCCATATCCCCATTGAAATTTCGAACCTAACCCAATTGCAGAAACTGTATTTTGCAGCGAATCAATTGGAAGGTTTTATTCCTAGCTCGTTCTTTGAGCTCAAGAATCTTGTGGAGCTTGAACTCGCCGGCAACAAATTGAGTGGCACATTGGATATAAACAAGTTCCTACTTAACATGAAAAGTTTAGAAGTGTTAGTTCTCTCGTCAAACAAATTGTCACTGCTCACCGAAGCCACTGTGAATACCTATTCCAAGAACATAAATGTTATAGGATTACGTTCATGCAACCTTACTGAGTTTCCACATTTTCTGTACAACCAAAAGTTCCTGGATTCGGTGGATCTTTCGTCCAACAGGATAGCTGGTCAAGTGCCTGGATGGTTTTTAAACAACGTACTCGTACACGGTTTTGATTACTTCAACCTTTCTCACAATCTATTGACAGGCTTCGGGCAGGATCTCTCTGTTCTTTCATGGGCTGTGACTACTTTAGACCTCAGTTTTAACAAGCTGCGAGGACCACTCCCAATTCCAGTACCAGCGTTCACCTCATCCTATCTAGTTTCAAACAATCAGCTGACAGGGGAAATTCCACCATCAATTTGCAGTTTGAATGGTCTTTATGCACTTGATCTGTCTTACAATAACTTAAGTGGCATGCTTCCAGGATGTTTGGGAAATTTCAGTGTTCAGCTTTGGGTATTAAAACTGCAAGGTAACAAGTTCAACGGATTCATTCCTGAAACCTTCAGCAAAGGAACAAATCTGAGGATGATTGATTTCAGCAGCAACTTACTGCAAGGGAGAATACCCAAATCATTAGCCAATTGCGTAAAGCTCAAATTTCTTAATCTTGGGGATAATCAAATCACGGACTTCTTTCCTTCTTGGTTAGGAACTCTTCCAGAGTTAGAGGTGCTCATCTTGGAATCCAACAACTTTCATGGAGTAATAGAGGAGCCCAAAGCATGTTTTGAGTTTGTTAAGTTGCGTATCATTGATCTCTCCCATAACAGATTTGAAGGTAATCTCCCTTCAAAGCACTTCGAGTGTTGGATTGCCATGAAAGATGTCAATGCAAATAACCTAACATATTTGCAAGATCCTCTGCTGGGACCCGTCAGGTATCCTGCGCTTACTTATTATGGGTTTTCTTATTACTCGCTAACATTGAGTAACAAAGGCACAGAGTTGGAATATGAGAAGCTCTCAAATCTGATCACAGCAATTATTCTCTCCAACAACAGTTTTGTAGGAGAGATTCCAACATCAATTGCTAATTTGAAGGGGCTTCGGACTCTCAACCTTTCCACCAACAATCTCCAAGGTCACATTCCACCAACTTTGGGTAACCTAATTGTGCTCGAGTCATTGGACCTCTCCAATAACAAGCTTTCTGGACAAATTCCTCAACAACTTGGAGAGTTGACGACACTTGAAGTCTTTGATGTATCCGATAACCTGCTCACAGGGCCAATACCACGAGGGAAACAATTCAACACATTTGGGAAGGGTTCATTTGATGGAAATCCAGGATTGTGTGGACAACCTTTGTCAAAAAAATGTGACAACTCTGCGACTTCACCACCAGAAGAAGACCCACACTCAGAATCTTTATTTGCATTTGGCTGGAAGACAGTTCTGATTGGATATGCAAGTGGGACTGTAATAGGAGTGGTACTTGGGCACATCTTCAGCACAAGAAAGTATGAATGGCTTGCCAAGACTTTTCGACTGCAACCGAAATCTAATGGGAGGAGGAGAGTCGGGAGACACAGGCAACGGATGTGa
- the LOC107175230 gene encoding receptor-like protein 7, protein MNTLDLGFNKLQGPLPVPSSVSIYSYLVSNNQLTGEIPIQICSLNGLHALDLSYNNLSGMLPECLGNFSVELSALKLQANNFYGIIPQTFMNGTNLMMIDFSDNSLQGRVPKSLANCVKLKFLNLGDNQITDVFPSWLGTLPELEVFILKFNNFHGEIEEPQTGFEFPKLRIIDLSHNRFTGNLPSKHFHCWNAMKDIKASKLTYLQVELMPYDVLGFTYYGYADYSLTMSNKGIEIEYPKLSNLIAAIILLDNNFVGEIPTSIASLKGLQTLNLSNNNLRGYIPLTLSNLTVIESLDLSSNKLTGQIPQQLAELTSLAFFDVSHNHLRGAIPQGTQFSTFANDWFAGNPGLCGEPLSGKCGNSEASPAEDDPPSEFVLAFGWKIVLAGYASGTIIGVVLGYIFCTRKYEWLIKTFRLQPESNGRRRRHRHRM, encoded by the coding sequence ATGAATACTTTAGACCTCGGGTTTAATAAGCTCCAAGGACCGCTCCCAGTTCCATCATCAGTGTCAATCTATTCCTATCTAGTTTCAAACAATCAGTTGACAGGGGAAATTCCAATCCAAATATGCAGTTTGAATGGTCTTCACGCTCTTGATTTGTCTTACAACAACTTAAGTGGCATGCTTCCAGAATGTTTGGGTAATTTCAGTGTTGAGTTGTCAGCACTAAAACTGCAAGCTAACAACTTTTATGGAATCATCCCTCAAACCTTCATGAACGGAACAAATCTGATGATGATTGATTTTAGCGACAATTCATTGCAAGGAAGAGTACCTAAATCTCTAGCCAATTGTGTGAAGCTAAAATTTCTTAATCTTGGGGATAACCAAATCACCGATGTCTTCCCTTCTTGGTTGGGAACTCTTCCAGAGCTAGAGgttttcattttgaaattcaacaaCTTTCATGGAGAAATAGAGGAACCTCAAACAGGTTTTGAGTTTCCCAAGCTGCGCATCATCGATCTCTCTCACAACAGGTTTACAGGTAATCTTCCGTCAAAGCACTTCCACTGTTGGAATGCCATGAAAGATATCAAAGCAAGTAAGCTAACATATTTGCAGGTTGAACTCATGCCGTATGATGTACTTGGGTTTACCTACTATGGTTATGCTGATTACTCACTAACAATGAGTAACAAAGGCATAGAGATAGAATATCCCAAGCTGTCAAATTTGATCGCAGCAATTATTCTCTTGGACAACAATTTTGTTGGAGAGATTCCAACATCAATCGCCAGTCTAAAGGGGCTTCAGACTCTTAACCTTTCCAACAACAATCTCCGAGGGTACATTCCATTAACTTTGAGTAACCTAACGGTCATAGAGTCATTAGACCTCTCTAGTAACAAGCTCACAGGACAAATTCCTCAGCAACTAGCAGAGCTCACATCCCTTGCATTCTTTGATGTGTCACACAACCATCTTAGGGGAGCAATACCACAAGGGACGCAGTTCAGCACATTCGCAAATGATTGGTTTGCTGGAAATCCAGGATTGTGTGGAGAACCTTTGTCTGGAAAATGTGGAAACTCTGAGGCCTCACCAGCAGAAGATGATCCACCCTCAGAATTTGTACTCGCATTTGGCTGGAAGATAGTTCTGGCAGGGTATGCAAGTGGGACAATAATAGGAGTAGTACTTGGGTACATCTTCTGCACAAGAAAGTATGAATGGCTTATAAAGACTTTTCGACTGCAACCGGAAAGTAATGGAAGGAGGAGAAGACATAGGCACAGaatgtaa
- the LOC127900323 gene encoding receptor-like protein 6 → MGLSLTFFTFRHLVCFSFLIFHLAIGHFISSIQPLCHDHERSALLNFKESLVINQAASSYPSAYPKVASWKLDEKDRDCCSWDGVKCDEDTGHVVELDLASSCLYGSINSTSSLFQLVHLQRLSLFDNNFNFSEIPSEILNFSRLTHLNLSESYFSGQIPAELLELSNLEVLDLSFNNFDNFFLKLQKPGLATLAENLTNLKVLNLINVNISSTVPHTLANLSSLRRLSLSACRLQGEFPPEIFHLPNLQFLGVMINPNLTGYLPQFQKSSPLEDLRLSDTRFSGKIPDSIENLESLSYLDISDCSFIGKIPSSLGNLTKLEYLYLSGGNGFSNELPTSIGNLASLKTLEISSFNFSGTLQASLGNLTQLVSLTISDSNFSGLMSSSLSWLTNLNQLTSLNFRYCNLNSEIPFGISNLTQLTALDLSNNQLNGPILFRISNLTQLTILDLSRNQLTGPIPYWLMNLKKVSLLYFGFNQLSGHIPVEISNLTQLQELQLSSNQLEGSVPSSIFELRNLEALDLSFNNLSGTVDLNMFLLSFKRLKTLGLSSNKMSLLTRTTSSTNTQKFKIIGLRSCNLSEFPSFLHNQDQLISLDLSSNKIAGKIPEWLVSAGTNSLEYLNLSYNLLMDFEHNLRVLPWNNLGALDLRFNKLQGPLPIPSASIFSYLISNNQLTGEIPPSICSLNGLHALDLSHNNLSGKLPECLGNFSVALSVLKLQSNNFQGSIPQTFMKGTNLAMIDLSNNSLRGRIPKSLANCVKLKFVHLGNNQITDVFPSWLGTLPELEVLVLKSNNFHGEIKAPRTAFDFSKLRIIDLSHNRFGGILPSKHFDCWNSMKYVNASYPTYMHDTLTPSIYPASTYFGFFDYSLTMSNKGTELEYEKLSNLITAIILSNNSFVGEIPTSIANLKGLRNLNLSNNNLQGRIPSSLSNLTAIESMDLSSNMLSGNIPQQLSELTFLAVFNVSDNLLTGPIPRGKQFDTFLKSSFDGNPGLCGGPLSKKCNNSEASPPEEDPHSESVFTFGWKTVVIGYASGTIIGVILGHIFSTRKYEWLAKTFRLQPKADARTRRVRGHRQRM, encoded by the coding sequence ATGGGGTTATCTTTAACTTTCTTCACTTTTAGAcatttagtttgtttttccttcttaATATTTCATCTTGCAATTGGTCACTTCATTTCTTCTATTCAGCCACTCTGCCATGACCATGAGCGTTCTGCCTTGTTGAATTTCAAGGAAAGTCTTGTCATTAATCAGGCTGCTTCTTCTTATCCTTCTGCTTATCCCAAGGTTGCATCATGGAAGCTGGATGAAAAAGATAGAGACTGCTGCTCATGGGACGGTGTCAAATGCGATGAAGACACTGGCCATGTTGTGGAGCTCGATCTTGCTAGCAGTTGCCTCTATGGTTCTATCAACTCTACCAGCAGTCTCTTTCAGCTTGTCCATCTGCAACGGCTTAGTCTCTTCGATAACAACTTCAATTTCTCTGAAATCCCTTCTGAAATCTTAAACTTTTCAAGGCTGACCCATTTAAATCTCTCTGAGTCTTATTTTTCTGGTCAAATACCGGCAGAGTTGCTAGAGCTTTCCAATTTAGAGGTCCTTGATctatcatttaataattttgataatttttttcttaagctTCAAAAGCCAGGTCTAGCAACTCTAGCCGAAAATTTAACCAACCTGAAAGTACTTAATCTTATCAATGTCAACATTTCTTCAACAGTTCCTCACACTTTGGCAAATTTATCTTCTTTACGTCGTTTGTCTCTCAGTGCATGCCGTTTGCAAGGTGAATTTCCCCCAGAGATTTTCCATTTACCCAACCTTCAATTCCTTGGTGTGATGATCAACCCAAATCTCACTGGATATTTGCCCCAATTCCAGAAAAGCAGTCCCCTTGAAGATTTGAGACTTTCAGACACGAGATTTTCTGGTAAGATTCCAGATTCAATAGAAAATCTTGAATCTTTATCTTACCTGGATATTAGTGACTGCTCCTTTATAGGAAAAATTCCATCTTCACTTGGTAACCTTACCAAGCTCGAATATCTATACCTTTCTGGTGGTAATGGATTTTCGAATGAGTTGCCTACCTCCATTGGAAATCTTGCTTCTTTGAAAACTCTAGAAATTAGCTCATTCAATTTCTCTGGTACACTTCAGGCTTCACTTGGTAATCTTACCCAACTTGTTTCATTGACAATTTCAGATAGCAATTTTTCTGGTCTAATGTCTAGTTCATTGTCTTGGCTCACTAATCTTAACCAACTCACTTCTTTGAACTTTCGCTACTGCAACTTAAATAGTGAGATCCCGTTTGGGATCTCCAACCTAACACAACTTACTGCTTTAGATTTGAGTAACAACCAATTAAATGGTCCAATCCTATTTCGGATATCCAACCTAACACAACTTACTATTTTAGATTTGAGTCGCAACCAATTAACTGGTCCAATCCCATATTGGTTGATGAACCTAAAAAAAGTGTCCCTTCTTTACTTTGGATTTAATCAACTGAGTGGTCATATTCCAGTTGAAATTAGTAACCTAACTCAACTGCAGGAACTGCAATTATCATCGAATCAATTGGAAGGCTCTGTTCCAAGCTCTATCTTTGAGCTTAGGAATCTTGAAGCGCTTGACCTATCCTTCAACAATCTCAGTGGCACAGTGGATCTAAACATGTTCCTTCTTAGCTTCAAACGTTTAAAAACATTAGGTCTCTcgtcaaataaaatgtcacTGCTCACTAGAACCACTTCTAGTACTAATACGCAGAAATTTAAGATAATAGGATTGAGATCATGCAACCTTAGCGAGTTCCCATCTTTTTTGCACAACCAAGACCAATTGATATCACTGGATCTTTCCTCTAACAAGATAGCTGGAAAAATACCTGAATGGTTGGTCAGTGCAGGTACAAATAGTTTGGAATATTTGAACCTTTCTTACAATCTATTGATGGACTTCGAGCACAATCTCCGTGTTCTTCCATGGAATAATCTTGGAGCCTTAGACCTTAGGTTTAATAAGTTGCAAGGACCACTCCCAATTCCATCAGCGTCAATCTTTTCATATCTTATTTCAAACAATCAGCTGACCGGGGAAATTCCACCATCAATATGCAGTTTGAATGGTCTTCATGCTCTTGATTTGTCTCACAACAACTTAAGCGGCAAGCTTCCTGAATGTTTGGGCAATTTCAGTGTTGCGTTGTCAGTATTAAAATTGCAAAGTAACAACTTTCAGGGAAGCATTCCTCAGACCTTCATGAAAGGAACAAATCTGGCTATGATTGATTTAAGCAACAATTCATTGCGTGGGAGAATCCCGAAATCACTGGCAAATTGTGTGAAGCTCAAATTTGTCCATCTTGGGAATAACCAAATCACTGATGTCTTCCCTTCCTGGCTGGGAACTCTTCCAGAGTTAGAGGTTCTTGTCTTGAAATCCAATAACTTTCATGGAGAAATAAAGGCACCTCGAACAGCTTTCGATTTTTCGAAGCTCCGCATCATTGATCTCTCTCACAACAGATTTGGAGGCATTCTTCCGTCGAAACACTTCGATTGTTGGAATTCCATGAAATATGTCAATGCAAGTTACCCAACATATATGCATGATACACTAACTCCAAGCATTTATCCTGCATCTAcctattttggtttttttgaTTACTCACTGACAATGAGTAACAAAGGCACAGAATTGGAATATGAGAAGCTCTCAAATCTGATCACAGCAATTATTCTCTCCAACAACAGTTTTGTAGGAGAGATTCCAACATCAATTGCTAATTTAAAGGGGCTTCGAAATCTCAATCTTTCCAACAACAATCTCCAGGGCCGCATTCCATCATCTTTGAGTAACCTAACGGCGATAGAGTCAATGGACCTCTCCAGTAACATGCTCTCAGGAAATATTCCTCAACAACTCTCAGAGCTCACATTCCTTGCAGTCTTTAATGTGTCAGATAACCTGCTCACAGGGCCAATACCACGAGGGAAACAGTTCGACACATTTTTGAAGAGTTCATTTGATGGAAATCCAGGGTTGTGTGGAGGACCTCTGTCAAAAAAATGTAACAACTCTGAGGCTTCACCACCAGAAGAAGATCCGCACTCAGAATCTGTATTTACATTTGGTTGGAAGACAGTTGTGATTGGATATGCAAGTGGGACAATAATAGGAGTGATACTTGGGCACATCTTCAGTACAAGAAAGTATGAATGGCTCGCCAAGACTTTTCGACTGCAACCAAAGGCTGATGCGAGGACGAGGAGAGTCAGGGGACATAGGCAACGGATGTAA
- the LOC102609445 gene encoding uncharacterized protein LOC102609445, protein MSKGKEKVVEVGDDELGFLPSLPADFAFDPGIPLEPIRSSVGTSARRMSPQTTSSSDSSDEEGSSGSENTLSEGQGDDSGEASPSGASRPEERGTVGGRALSRDYAIDYMSCTTTFDELNDLRLRYSIPGEIPLKIPGKKDTPSRPPRGYVTLYLESFKYGLRCPLQPYFARILNGLNLAPGQLNPNGWRVLSGLFILWDRCCQSEPTVDEVKHLYQLKSSPKDAGWYYFQSGTKSRKPITDLPTGGGGTWKRKFFFAGGPWGQVAQIDGKDCRVPPRFTVPVSWGVHFPLRPGLLKRVEAVLANSCSSRELLSTYNFLESRLILPGHKMEDAVIGALTRKRSRPPTTDRDQDKDAPAAKRKNIVQQVPPLQALPPASAKVGESSRAATDPASSSPPVVPRSRLPDSRPEHLVPYLNELSKLVSKKDLEGFDGCTLGELVGAMQYSAFHLSCMATYYKAKVGRYDRKMKEDIQSATTRADVAEKKAGELNVENLKLIEQESLAQAKAITLEEELTKVKEDLQGQRAMYEAQLESLRDSHRAHVENLEREADNQYDQGLRHSYRCIMAVLGKQHPDLKMDDLAAGVAQHMDEEAAKEDAEGLEPIVIEEGNSPPRAVPADVGEASTPPDATGDTPPAPEEVQPTDAARLTDPPSF, encoded by the exons ATGTCGAAGGGTAAGGAGAAGGTCGTTGAGGTTGGTGACGACGAACTAGGTTTTTTGCCTAGTCTGCCCGctgattttgcttttgatcCCGGGATCCCCTTAGAGCCCATTAGGTCTAGTGTTGGTACTAGCGCTAGGAGGATGTCTCCCCAAACAACCTCCTCGAGCGACAGTAGCGATGAAGAAGGATCTTCTGGATCGGAGAACACCTTGAGTGAGGGCCAAGGGGATGATTCTGGTGAGGCGTCCCCATCAGGAGCATCACGACCAGAAGAACGGGGTACAGTAGGAGGTAGAGCCTTGTCGCGTGATTATGCCATTGATTACATGTCGTGTACGACCACGTTTGACGAGCTCAATGACCTCCGACTTAGGTATAGTATTCCTGGTGAGATACCTCTTAAGATCCCAGGAAAGAAGGATACACCTAGCCGGCCTCCCAGGGGATACGTTACCCTGTATCTGGAGAGCTTTAAGTATGGGCTGAGGTGTCCCTTGCAGCCTTACTTTGCCCGGATACTTAACGGGCTAAATCTGGCTCCTGGTCAGCTGAACCCCAACGGGTGGAGAGTgctctctggtctgttcatattgtgggacagatgttgccaaagcgagcccacggttgatgaggtgaagcacCTGTACCAGCTGAAGAGCAGCCCTAAAGATGCCGGCTGGTACTACTTCCAATCTGGTACCAAGAGCAGGAAACCCATAACTGATCTTccaactggtggtggtgggacttggaagaggaaattcttttttgctgggggtccCTGGGGTCAAGTTGCACAAATAGACGGGAAGGATTGTCGCGTCCCACCCCGTTTCACggtcccag TTTCCTGGGGTGTTCACTTCCCGCTCCGACCTGGTCTGCTTAAACGGGTCGAGGCTGTATTGGCCAATTCCTGCTCGAGCCGAGAACTGCTATCTACATACAACTTCCTCGAGTCTCGGTTGATACTTCCTGGCCATAAGATGGAGGACGCAGTGATTGGAGCTCTGACCAGGAAACGCTCTCGGCCTCCAACAACCGATAGGGACCAGGACAAAGATGCTCCCGCTGCGAAGCGAAAGAACATCGTGCAGCAGGTTCCTCCCTTGCAGGCTCTCCCTCCTGCCTCTGCTAAAGTCGGGGAATCCAGTAGAGCGGCCACTGATCCTGCTTCCTCTTCTCCACCTGTTGTGCCTCGGTCTCGCTTACCCGACAGTCGACCAGAACACTTGGTTCCCTATCTCAATGAGTTGTCTAAACTCGTGAGCAAGAAGGACCTGGAGGGCTTTGACGGTTGTACCCTGGGCGAGCTGGTGGGAGCCATGCAGTACAGTGCTTTCCATCTCAGCTGCATGGCCACCTACTATAAGGCCAAGGTTGGCCGTTACGacaggaagatgaaggaggacaTTCAATCGGCGACGACCAGAGCTGACGTTGCCGAGAAAAAGGCGGGGGAGCTAAACGTTGAGAACCTCAAGCTGATAGAGCAAGAGTCccttgctcaagcaaaagccattacCCTCGAGGAGGAGCTGACCAAGGTTAAGGAGGATCTCCAAGGGCAGAGGGCTATGTATgaggctcagctcgaatctctCCGCGATTCCCACCGAGCTCATGTAgagaacttggagagggaggccgacaaccagtacgaccagggacttcggCATTCGTATCGTTGTATCATGGCCGTCCTCGGGAAGCAACACCCTgatctgaagatggatgaccttgcagctggtgtTGCTCAACATATGGACGAGGAGGCGGCCAAGGAAGATGCCGAGGGGTTAGAGCCGATCGTGATTGAGGAGGGTaactctcctcctcgtgcaGTCCCTGCTGATGTTGGCGAGGCGAGCACCCCCCCGGACGCAACTGGTGATACCCCTCCCGCACCCGAGGAGGTCCAGCCAACCGATGCTGCTCGGCTCACTGATCCACCatctttttga